Genomic segment of Streptobacillus felis:
TCACTTAATATTAAGGGTTCAAGAATTTTAACTGTAGAACAATTAAAAGAAATTTCTGGATTAAAAGTAGGAGATGTATTAAATGGTAGATTACTTACTTTAGAGGAATCTCCAATAATACGAGTATATTCTGAAAATGGGGTCTTATGGGTAGGATTTAAAGATGTAACAGTAACTAATGATGGATATGTTACAATAGAATTACTAGAAGGTACAGTTAAAGAAGTAGTATATGAAAAAAAAGGTATTGTAAAAGTCAATGA
This window contains:
- a CDS encoding POTRA domain-containing protein, which codes for SLNIKGSRILTVEQLKEISGLKVGDVLNGRLLTLEESPIIRVYSENGVLWVGFKDVTVTNDGYVTIELLEGTVKEVVYEKKGIVKVN